Within the Beduinella massiliensis genome, the region GAGACGCTGGCGGCGGAGCAGTTCGCCATCGGCATGCGCAAGGGCGACGCCGCGCTGGTGGCGGCGGTCAACGGCGCGCTGGAGGAGATGGCGGCGGACGGTTCGCTGGCCGCGATTTCCACCGAATGGTTCGGCGAGGACATCACGCTGGTCGGAAAGTAAGGCGCGTTTTCAGGGGATGGGGGCTGCGAGCCCCCATTTCCCGCGTCCGGACGAAAGGGGTTTCTTCACTTGGTCTATTTCACCGACCCGCAGAAGCTGCAAAAGCTGCTCGCCGTGCTGACGGACGGCATGGGCACGACGCTTTCCATCTTCTTTTGGACGCTGCTCTTCTCCCTGCCGCTGGGGCTGCTCGTGGCGCTGGGGCGCATGTCCAGGCGGCGCGTGCTCTCCGGACCGGTGGCGTTTTACATCCTCGTGATGCGCGGAACGCCTCTGATGCTGCAAATCATCACCGTGCACTTCATCCTGCCGGGGCTGCTGGGCGTCAACATCGACCGGTTCGTCTCCACCATCGTCGCGTTCTCGCTCAACTACGCGGCCTACTTCGCGGAGATTTACCGCGGGGGCATTCAGTCCATCCCGCAGGGGCAGTACGAGGCGGGCAAGGTGCTGGGCTTCACCCGCGCGCAGACGTTCCTGCGCATCATCCTGCCGCAGGCGGTCAAGCGTATTTTGCAGCCGGTCAGCAACGAGGTCATCACCTTGGTGAAGGACACGTCGCTGGCGACGGTCATCGCGGTGGGCGAGCTGTTCCGCGCGGCGAAGAACGAGGCGTCGCGCACGGCGTCCATCGAGCCGCTCTTCGTGGCGGGCGCCTTTTACCTGCTGATGAACTTTCTGGTCACCTGCTTCTTTCAGTGGACGGAAAAGAAGCTCGACTATTACCGTTAAAGGGGGCTTGCACATGCTTCGCGCCGAGGGCGTATGGAAGGGTTTTAACGGGCAGGCGGTGCTGAAGGGGATCGACGCCCGCGTGGAAAAGGGCGAGGTCGTGGCGATCGTGGGCCCGTCGGGCAGCGGCAAGTCCACCTTTTTGCGCTGCCTGAACCATCTGGAGGTGGTGGACGGCGGAAACATCACCATCGCCGGGGACGCGCTGGTGCGAAGCGCCGCGAACGGGCGCGCGCAGTATCCGCCCGAGCGTGAGATTCGCCGCATCCTGCGCAGGATGGGCATGGTTTTTCAGCAGTTCAACCTCTTCCCGCACTTTTCGGTGCTGCGCAACCTCACCGAGGCGCAGGTGCACGTGCTGGGCCGCAGCCGCCGCGAGGCGCAGGAGAACGCGCGGGCGCTTTTGGAGAAGGTCGGCCTCTCCGAAAAGGTGGATCAATACCCCTGCCAGCTCTCCGGCGGGCAGCAGCAGCGCGTGGCCATCGCCCGCGCGCTCGCGCTGGAGCCGGACATCCTCTGCTTCGACGAGCCCACCAGCGCGCTCGACCCGCGCCTCACGCAGGAGGTGCTGGGTGTCATGCGCGACCTGGCGCGCGAGCACCGCACGATGATCGTCGTCACCCACGAGATGAGCTTCGCGCGCGAGGTGGCGGACCGCGTGATCTTCATGGAGGGCGGCGTGGTCGTGGACGAGGGCGCGCCGGAGCGGGTGATGGGGTCGGGCGCATGCCCCCAGATGCGGGCGTTCCTGGGCGCTGTCTGACGAAAGGGGACGCGCGGCAAAAGAATGTACTCCCCGCCCGGGGTTTGTGGTATACTAAAGCAGCCGCAGTGAACGCCGGCGCCGTTTGCTGGCGTCGCCTGCGGGGCTTGCTTAAAGCGGGCGAAATCTGTTTTGCAAGAGGGAGAACGTCATGCTGGAATTTCGATACGACACGCAGCTCCTGATCGAAGGAAAGGGGCTCAGCGAAGAGGCGATCGGCGCCTATTTCGACGAGAACTTTCGGGGGGACTGCCTGCTCGCCGTGGGCGACGAGGAGCTCATCAAGGTTCATTATCACACGAACGAGCCGTGGAAGGTGCTGGAGTACTGCGCCTCGCTGGGCGAGATTTACGACATCGTCGTCGAGGACATGGAGCGCCAGTCCAGAGGACTGCAGGGATGAAACCGGGCGGCGGGGCAAGGTCCTGCCGCCTTTTTGTATGCGCCGGAGGCAGGGACGTGGTATAATGAAAAGAAGAAGGGCCGCCGGGCGCGCATGCCTGCGGTCGGGCGCACATAACATCCTCAGAAGACCAGGCAGGAGGTTGAAAAAGATGAAGGTATTGCTCATCAACGGCAGCCCCAATGAAAAGGGCTGCACCTATACGGCGCTGTGCGAGGTGGCGGGCGAGCTGAACCGGGCGGGCGTGGACACGCAGATCTTCCACGTCGGCAAACAGCCGGTTCGCGGCTGTATCGGCTGCGGCGGCTGCGCGCGGGCGGGCGGGGGACGCTGCGTGTTCGGCGACGACCGCGTAAACGAGGCGCTCGCCCTCGCAGAGGAGGCGGACGGCTTCGTCTTCGGGTCGCCCGTGCATTACGCGGCGGCCTCCGGCATGGCGACGTCGTTCCTCGACCGCTTCTTTTACGCGGGCAGGGGCTTTGCGCGCAAGCCCGGCGCGGCGGTCGTGAGCTGCCGCAGGGGCGGCGCGAGCGCGGCGTTTGACCAGCTGAACAAGTACTTCACCATCTCGCAGATGCCCATCGTCTCCTCGCAGTACTGGAACATGGTACACGGCAACACGCCGGAGGAGGTGAAGCAGGACCTGGAGGGGCTTCAGACCCTGCGCACCCTGGGGCGCAACATGGCCTGGCTTCTGCGGTGCATCGAGGCGGGCCGCGCCGCGGGCGTGCCCGAGCCGGAGCAGGAACCGAAGCTGCGCACGAACTTCATCAGATGACAGCCTGCCGCGCCGGGATGCGTCCTGGCGCGGCCTGTTTTGTTTCGGGAGACCGCGCGTGCAGCGGGCCGCGTGAAGCCGCGCGGCGCGGATATCCGCCGCAGGCCCCGCTCGCGGCTTCTATTTGGCCCTTCCCCGGCATAGGCTGGCCCGAGGTGAATTGCCATGCAAAAGGGCGGTACGGCGCTGGCGCTGCTGGGGGCGATCGTCGGGGCGGGGTTTGCGTCCGGACGCGAGGTGCTGCGCTTTTTTACGCGCTACGGCGCCATGGGCTGGGCGGGCGCTGCCGTCGCCTGCGCGTTTATGGGCGTCTGCGCGTATTTCGTGATGCGCGCGGCGGGCCGCTGCCGGGCGGATTCGTTTTCGGGGCTCTGCCGGGCTTATGGCGGGCCGCTGGCGGGACGCGCGGCGGGCTTTCTGTACGGCGTGCTGATGGCGCTGACCGGCGGGGCGATGACCGCCGCATTTGCGGAGCTGACGGCGCTCGTCCTGCCGGTGCGCGGCGCGTACCCCCTCGGCTTTGCCGCCGCCGTGCTGCTGGGCGTCCTGTGTTCGCACCGCGACCTGAAGCTGCTGGAGCTGATGGGCCGCCTGCTGCTGCCGCTCTTCCTCACGATGCTGATCTTGCTGCTTCCCCTGCCCGCGCAGGAGGAGGCCCTGCGCCTTCGCAGCGGACACGCCGCCGCGCCCGCGCTGGGCCTGCTTTACGGCGCGCTCAACATGGGGATGACGGCGGGCATATTGTGCGAGGCGGGAAAGCGCCTGAGCCCTGCCGCGTGCAGGCGGGAGGCCGCGCTGCTGACGGCGCTGCTGGCGCTTTTGACGGGGCTCGCCAACGCCGTGCTCCTGCGCCATGGCGCTTCGGTCGAGCGAAGCGCGCTGCCCTTCGTCGCCCTTTCGATGCGGCTGGGCAGGGTGGGCTACGCGCTGTGCGCCGCGGTGCTGGGGCTGGCGGTGCTTTCCACGCTGACGGCGGCCATGCGCGCGCTGCGGGGCAGCCTGCGCCTGCCCGCGCGCGCATGCGACGCTGTGTGCGCCGCCTGCTGCGTGCTGTGCGGGGCGCTGGGCTTCGATCGGCTGATCGGCCGGGGGTATCCGCTGCTCGGAGGGGCCTGCGCGGTGTTCCTGTGCGCGCTGCTGGTGCGCGCGGCGACTGACCGGGACGAGAAAGCAGGGCTCCGGGCGGACGGGGACGGCGCTGGAAAAGGAAAGCGGGCCTTTTCAATTAAGGCGCGATAGGGTATAATAAAGGGCAACCCATACAGGACAGAGGCGTAAGCGAAGATGTACAGAACGAACTATGTGGAAATAGATCTGGGCGCGATCCGTCATAACGCAGGCGTGATGCGCGCCAGGCTTTCGGGCGGTACGCGCCTGCTGGCGGTCGTAAAGGCGGACGCCTATGGACACGGCGCGCTGGCGGTTTCCCGCGCGGCGCTGGAAGCGGGCGCTTCCATGCTGGCCGTGGCGATTCCGGAGGAGGGAGAACAGCTTCGCTCCGCGGGCATCGCGGCGCCCATCCTGGTGCTGGGCGGCATCGAGCCGGAGGCGGCGGAGGCGGTGGTTCGCAATCGCTTGACGCAGACGGTCTTTGACGCCGGAACGATCGACGCGCTGTCCCAGGCGGCCTGCCGGCTGGGCGTTCCCGCACAGGTGCACGTGAAGCTCGATACGGGCATGTCGCGCATCGGCGTAAGGAGCGCGGCGGACGCGGCGCGCCTGGCCCTTGCGGCGGACGCAGCCCCGGGCGTGCAGCTCACGGGGGCGTTTACCCATTTCGCTACGGCGGACGAGCCGGACGCTACGGACACGCTTTCGCAGATCGCCCGCTTTGAGGAGATGACCGCGGCCATCGCGGCGGTGCACCCGGATCCCATCGTGCGCCACGCATGCAACAGCGCGGGCATCTTCCGCTACCCGCAGGCGCACTACGACATGGTGCGCGGGGGCATCACGCTCTACGGCTGCGTTCCCTCGCCGGACATCGCGGGCGTCAGGCAGGCGATGCGCTGGGTGACGCGCGCGGTGTACGTGAAGGACCTGCCCGCGGGCGCGCGCATCAGCTACGGCGGCACGTTCACGGCGGAGCGGCCCATGCGCGTGATGACCGTGCCTGTCGGCTATGCGGACGGCTATCGCCGGGCGTTTTCCGGCAAGGCGCAGGTGCTCGTGCGCGGCCGGCGCGCGCAGGTCGTGGGGCGCGTGTGCATGGATCAAATCATGGTGGACGTGACGGACATCCCCGGCTGCGCGGCGGGCGACGAGGTGGTGCTGATGGGCGCGCAGGGTGAAGCGTGCATCACCGCGGACGAGCTGGCCGCATGGGCCGATACGATCAGCTATGAAATCCTGCTCGCGCCGTCAGGACGCGTGCCGCGCGTGTACAGATGATGGACAAGCAGTCGATCCGCCGCGCTGTCAAGGCCCGGCGCGAAACGATGACAGCGCAGGAGCGGGAGCGGGCCTCGCGCGAGGTCTGCCGCCTCCTTTGCGCGTGGGACGTCTACAGGCGGGCGGGGACCGTGCTCGCCTACGCGGCGGTGCGCGGAGAACTGGACCTCGCGGAGCTGATCGGGGACGCGCTTTCGTCGGGCAAGACGCTGCTGCTTCCCCGCTGCGAAGCGGGCGGCGTGATGACGGCGCGCCGCGTCACGTCGCTTAGCGGGCTTCTCCAAAGCGGTTACGGCATCCCCGAGCCGGGGGAGGACGCGTCCGTCTTCGCGCCGGGGGCGATTGATCTCGCGCTGGTGCCGGGCGTCGCGTTCAGCCCGGCGGGCGACCGCGTGGGTCAGGGCGGCGGGTATTACGACCGCTATCTGCCGGCGCTTCGCGGCGCTGCGGCGGGCATTGGCTATGATTTTCAGTTGATGGATGCGCTTCCGGCGCTCGCGCATGACGCGCCGATGGCATATGTGGTACATCCCGGCGGAATCGTTCGATGCCGGCGGGACAATGAAAGATAACGGAGGAACCAAAGGTGAACGAAAAAGAGACGAAGGTTCGGGGGCGCATCGGAGGCAAAAACCTCCTGTCGATGGCGGGACGCGTGGCGGGGTCGATCGTGCTCGTCGCGGTGCTGGGGCTGCTGCTGCAGGTGCTCTCGATGATCGGCAACTTCTACCTGCGCATGCTGATCTCCTGCGCCGTCATCGTGGGCTGCTTCCTGATGCAGTTTTCGAGCGGCGGCGGGCAGGGCGAGCGCGACGTGACCTTCGGGGCGATGCTCGGCAAGCGCACGCTGGAGGGCTATCAGCCGACGAAGGAAGAAAAAACAAAGTGCTTTACCCCGCTCAAGGGCCTGGCGGCGGCGGCGCTGGGCGCGGCGCCCTTCGTTTTGTGCGCGCTGGTCGTCGCGGCGGCCGCGGAGCCCTACACGTATACGCTGCAGGACCTGCCCTCCTGGGCGAGCGCCTACGCCTACCGTGCGGACATCTACGCGCCGCTCAGCTACTATGGACAGAGCGCGGGAGCGGGCCTCGCAGATTACCTGCGCATTCTGGTCAGGGCCTGCAACATGCTCTACCTGCTGCCGCTGGGTGACGCGGTCACGTATTACGGCTACCTGATCGACCGGCTGGGCCCGGCGCTGCTGCTGGTCTTCCCGCTGGGCTATGTGCTGGGCTACCTGCGCGGCCCGGCGCTGCACAAAAAGCGCATTGCCTACAACGAGCAGGCGAAGAAGGCACAGCTCAAGAAGATCAAGCGCAACAAGAAGCGCGAGCAGGCCGCGCGCCGGGCGAAGGAACGCAAGGGCCCGGAACAATTAATCTGACGCGTTGTTAAAACTCGGAAATCCTGATATAATAAAGAAAGAGGATTGTGCTCCTCAATCGAGCCCGATCTTTTCGGGAACTGCACAGGAGGAAGCTTTGCGGATCATCAGCGGCAGCGCCCGCGGGCGCACGATTTGCGCGCCGCAGGGCATGGATACGCGCCCCACGCAGGATTACGTGCGCGAATCGCTCTTTAACATCCTGCGCGCGCGGGTGCCGGAGGCCCGTGTGCTCGATCTCTTCGCGGGGTCGGGCGCGCTGGGGCTGGAGGCGGTCAGCCGGGGTGCGCAGGGCGCGGTATTCGTAGACAGCGGCCGCGCCGCGGTACAGTGCGTCAAAAAAAACGTCGCCGCGCTCCGCATGGAGACGCAGTGCGAGGTGCTTTCCTGCGACTGGCGCGCGGCGATTGCGCGCCTTTCGGATCGGGCGTTCGACCTGGTGTTCATGGACCCGCCCTACCGCATGGAAAACACGGGCGAGATGTGCGCCGCGCTGCTTGCGGCGGGGGCGCTTGCGGAGGACGGCCTGATCGTGGTGGAGCACCGGCGCGGCCTTCCGCCGGCGCTTGCGGACGGACTTGAGGCGGCGGACACGCGCCGCTACGGCGACACGGAGGTCACCTTCGTGCGAAGGCGGCAGGAGGAAGAAACGCCATGAGCATCGCGCTTTACCCCGGCAGCTTTGATCCGCTGACGGTCGGTCATCTGGATATCATCGAGCGCGCGGCACGGCTGTACGACACCGTCGTGGTGGCGGTGCTGCACAACCCGAGCAAGCAGGGCGCGTTCCCGGTGGAAAAACGGCTGGAATTTATCGAGCGCGCGTGCGCGCACATTCCGGGCGTGCGCGTGGAGCAGTTTTACGGTCTGCTGGTGGATTACGCGCGGCAGGTGGGCGCGTCGGTCATCATCCGGGGGCTTCGCGCGGTCAGCGACTTCGAGTACGAGTTTCAGATGGCGCAGATGAATGGGCAGCTCTGCCCCGGCGTGGAGACGCTCTTCATGATGACGAAGCCGGAGCACGCGTACATCAGCTCGAGCGGTGTGCGCGAGATAGCGACGTTTGGCGGCGATGTAAGCGCGTTTTTGCCGCCATGCATCCTTAAGGACGTGCAAGCAGCGCTTGCCGCAAAGAGGAGGGAATCCGATGGACGCTGAACTCAAGATTTATGACGCGATCGACGAACTGGAGCAGGAGATATCCAGCAGCAAGAAGGGCCTTTTGTCCAACCTTTTCCTGGTGGACAAGGACTACCTGCTCGACCTGTGCGCAAAGATTCGGTCGGACGTGCCGGACGACATCAAGAACTGTCAGAACCTGCTGCGCGAGGAACAGCGCATCCTCACCGAGGCCAACCGCAAGGCGAACAACATCATCACCGAGGCGGAAAACAAGGCGCACGCCCGCGTGGCCGACGCGGACGCGCTGGCCCAGCAGAAGTCGGACGACGCCGACCGCTACGACGAGCGCGTGCGCGCCGAGGCCGACGCCTATGCGCAGCAGGCGCATGCCGACGCCGACGCCTACGCCGCCAAGACGCGCGCGGATTCCGAGCAGGAGGCCAGCGCCCGCATCGCGGAGGCCGAGCAGCACGCGCGCGAGCTCGTGGAGAACACGGAGATCATGCGCCAGGCCAACCAGCGCGCGCGGGAGACGGTGGAGCGCGCGGACGCGCAGGCGCGCGACATGTTCCTCAACACCCTGGACGAGGCGGAGAAGATGCTCAAGGACCTGGACGACTGCTTTGCCCATCACTCGAGCGACCTGTACAACTACCGCGTGAAGCTGAGCCAGTATCGCGGAAACTGAAGCGGGTGTTTCGCCCTTGACGTCATGCCGGATACGGAAAAATCAGGGCACCGCCGCAAAAGAGCATAAAAAAGACGAGGGTAGGCGCCCGGAAGGGTTCCTGAACCTCGTCTTTTGTTTGCTGACTGTTTCCTCCTGAAAAGCGGAGAAGCGCGTGCAGCAGGGCCTTCTGCCCGCGATATGCCGTGTCTGCGGCGGAGCCCCCTGCGGTCATTTCCTGCGCGCGCAGACGATCAGCATCATCGGACGGCGCATTTCGTCCTTCATGCCGGGGAGATCCAGCATTTGCTCCGGCGGCTTGGGCTCCACGACCCGCGTGACTTCAAAGCCGTTCGTGAGCAGCCCGTCCAGATAGGTCGTCAGCGTCTTGTGGTACTTGCGCACGTGCTCGCCCAGAAAGACGGCGTCGCGCGCGCCCTCGTAAAAGTAATCGTCCACCGGGAAGTGCTGGATGTTTCCCGCCTCGTCGTAAGCCCAGTCCTGCGGGCCCTGCGCGGTGAAGATGGGGTGCTCGCAGGAAAAGACGAAGCTCGCGCCCGGCGCAAGGCAGGCGTTCACCCTTCGCGCTACCTGATGAAAGTCCGCCACGTAGTGCAGCGCGAGCGAGCTGAGCGCCACGTCAAAGCTTTCCGGGGGAAAGTCGATCTCCTCGATGGGCATGCGCACGTATTCGACCGCCGGAAAAGGCGTCTTCTCCCGCGCGACGGCGAGCATTTTTTCGGAAATGTCCACGCCCACGCAGCGCCTGGCGCCGTGCTCCATCGCGTAGATGCAGTGCCAGCCGTAGCCGCAGCCCAGATCGAGCACGCGCTTGTCCGCAAAGTCAGGCAGCAGGGGGCGCAGGGTCTCCCATTCGCCTGCGCCCGCAAGCCCCTGCCGGGAGCGGCCCATCTGGCTATACTTTTCAAAGAATTCCGGGTCGTCGTATCGGTTCTGGTACATGTCGTTTCCTCCGTTCATTTGGCGGCGCATCAGCCCGCCAGGTAGCTCTTCAGATAGCGCCCGGTAAAGGAACGCGGGCAGGAGCAGATTTCTTCCGGCGTGCCGCAGGCGATCACCTCGCCGCCCGCGTCGCCTCCGTCCGGCCCCAGGTCGATCACATAGTCGGAGGCGGCGATGACCTGCAGGTTGTGCTCCACCACGACGAGGGTATTCCCCGCGTCTGCAAGGCGGCGCAGCAGCCGCAGAAAGTTTTCGACGTCCAGCGGATGCAGCCCCGTCGTGGGCTCGTCGATCAGGTAAAGGCTCTGCTTTCCGGCGCCCGAAAGCAGGTCTCGCGCCAGCTTCAGGCGCTGCGCCTCGCCGCCGGAGAGCGTGGGCAGCGCCTGACCGAGCGTGAGGTAGCCGAGCCCTACGTCCGCCAGGAGCGCCAGGGTCTTTTGCATGGCCGGGACGTCCGAAAAGGCCGCCGCCGCTTCCTCTACGGAGAGGTTCAGCGCGTCGTCGATGCTGCGCCCGTCTAGCCTGACGGAGAGCACGGATTCCTGAAACCGGCGGCCGTGGCATTCCGGACAGGGAACTTCCGCGTCCTCGAAGAAGAGCAGGTTGCTCGTGACCGTCCCCATGCCCTCGCACCGTTCGCAGCGCCCGCCCTTCGCGTTGAACGAGAACGAGCCCGCGTGAAGGCCCAGCGCCCGCGCCTCCGGCAGGGCGGCGAAACGCCTGCGCAGCGCGTCGTAGAGCCCGGTGAACGTCGCGACGTTGGAGCGGCGCATGCGCGGAGCCTGCGCCTGGTCGATTGTGACGACGCGCGAAAAGGCCGAAAGGCCCTCTACCTGCGCGCGTTCGTCCTCGCCTCGCCCCAGCACGCCGAAGACGAGCGAGGACTTGCCCGAGCCGGAGACGCCCGTGACGCTCGTGAGGCAGCCGGTGGGGATGCGGACGTCCACGCGCTTCAGGTTGTGAAGGCCCGCGCCGCGGATGCGGATTTCTCCCGTTCCGGCGCTTCGCTCGGCCGATGGGATCGGGGCGGGGGCGGCGAGATAGCGCCCGGTGACAGACGCGCTCTGGCCCTTCAGCGCTTCGGGCGTGCCCTGACCGACGATGCGCCCGCCAAAGCGGCCGCTGCCGGGGCCGATGTCGATCACCCAGTCCGCCGCGCGGACGACGTCCGGGTCGTGCTCGATGACGAGCAGGGTGTTTTCCTGATCGCGCAGGCTCCGCAGAATTTGAAGCAGGCCGTCCGTGTCGCGCGGATGCAGGCCGACGGTGGGCTCGTCGAGCACGTAGATCAGGCCGGTCATGGTGCTGTCCAGCGTCGCGGCCAGGCGGATGCGCTGGGCTTCGCCGCCGGAGAGCGTCAGCGTTTGGCGGTCGGACGTGAGATAGCCCAGCCCCAGGCGGACGATGCGCGCGATCTTCGTCTGCAGATCCGGCAGGTACGGCGCGACCAACGCGCGCTGCGCGGGCGTGAGCGAGGCCTCCAGACGGCGCAGCCAATCCGCGAGGTCGCACAGCTGCATCGCGGAAAGCTCCGCAAGCCGGCGGCCCGCGACCGTCACGCTGCGGGGCAGCGGGGCGAGCCGTTCGCCGTCGCATTCGGGGCAGGGGGCCTGCTGAAAGTAGGCGCCCGCCGTGCCGCCGTCGCCACCCTGTTCGCTCAGCCTTCGCGTCAGCGTGGTGAACGCGCCCGGGAACTTGCCCTCCGCCGCGGTCTTAGGCGGCTTTTCCCCCGGGAAGAAAGCGCGGAAGGGTTCGCTGTCGCTGCCGTAAAGCAGCAGCGCGCGCTGCGCGGGCGTGAAGGTTTCGACCGGCCTGTTCCGGGGGACGGGAAGGCCGCGGCACTGCAGGGCGTGGTAGTAGGCTTCCCGCTCGAAGTCGCCGTAGCGCTGACGCCAGAAGTCGATCGCCCCCTCTTCCAGCGAGCGCTCCGCGTGCAGCACGAGCGCTTCGTCGATGCGCAGCGTCTTGCCCAGCCCCTGGCAGGCGGGGCAGGCCCCTCTGCGCGTGTTGAAGGAGAAGTCGGTGCGGGTGAGCTTGTCCATCCGTCCGCCGCAGACGGAGCAGTACATGAAGTCCTGAAAGTCCTCGCCATGACCCAGCGTCTCTTCCCGGCAGGCGTCGGCGTCGATTTCGGCCCCGCATAGGGGGCAGGCGCGCCGGTGCAGCTTTTCAAAGAGCATGCGCAGCTCGGTGTAGATGCCCGTCACCGTGCCCACGGAGGAACGGGGATTTTGGGCATAGGCGCCCTGCGCGATGCAGAGGGCGGGCGACGCGCCGCTGACGCTGTCCACGTCCGGCCTGCGGATGCCCTGCATGCCCATGGCCTCCAGATACTGGCGCTGGCATTCGTTGAAGAGCAGGTCGATGGCGAGCGTCGACTTCCCGGAGCCCGAAAGCCCCGTGAGCGCGATGAACTTGCCGCGCGGCAGGGTCAGGTCGATGTTTTTCAAGTTGCCCTCGCGCGCACCGCGAATGACGATGTCCTTCATACGGCCTCCTTGTCCATGATAATCGGGGGAATCTGTACCATTCAACGCGGCGCGCGCTTTCTCCTGCCGCGAAACAGATTTATTTATCTAGATCGATGACGTCCCTTTCTTGCATTCCGATAACATAGATGCTAAAATAAACGGAGCTTTGTGCGGGCGCACGTTTCCGCAAGAGAGGATGAGGCGAGAATGAAAGCTCCGAAGGCGCGCGCGCTGTGCGCGCTCCTGCTGTGCATGGCGGCCGTCCTCTGCGGCTGCGCGCGAGAGAAGAACAGCCTCGTCCGCTACCGGGAGGACGAGCGGCCAAAGGCGAGGATCACCTTTTTCGGCAACAAGTACGAGCCGGAGAACGTCGCCGTCGTCGAAGAAATCCTGAGCGGATTCATGCGGGAGAACCCGGACGTGCAGGTGACCTATGAAAGCCTCAAGGGAAACGGCTATTTTGAGGCGCTGAGCAAGCGGATGGCCTCCGGGCGAGGCGACGACGTGATGATGGTCAACCACGACGCGGTGCTCCTGCTCTCGGAGGCGGGGCAGCTCGCGGACCTGTCGGGGCTTGAATCGATCGATCGCTTTTCGGACAGCGTCCTCGGTCAGATGCGCGGGGAGGACGGAGCGATTTACTGGGTGCCGACGACGGTTTCCGCGTTCGGCCTTTACTGCAATCTGGACCTTTTGAAGGCGCAGCAGCTGGAGGTTCCGCGGACGCTTGCAGAATGGCTCGACGCCTGCGAGCGGTTCCGCCGGGCGGGCATCCTGCCCTTGATCATCAACGACGACATCTCGCTCAAGACCCTGGCGATCGGCCTGGGATTTTGGGACGTCTACGCGGCGGGGCGGCAGGCGGAGGCGTTTGGGCGGATCAACAGCGGGGAGGAGCGCCTGAGCAGCTATCTGCGGCCGGGCTTCGCCCTTGCGTCGCAGCTCATTGAAAAGGGATACGTGGACGCGCAGAAGGCGCTCGTGACCCAAAAGACGTCGGACGATCTCGCGGAATTCGCAAAGGGCGAGTCGCCCTTCATGCTGACCGGCGGCTGGGCGGCGGGACGCGTGAAGAGCATGAATCCCCCGTTTGAATTCACGGTGATCCCCTATCCGGCGCTGACGGATGGCGTCGTGCTGGTCGTCAACGCGGATACGCGCCTGAGCGTGAACGCGCACAGCCCGAACCGGGAGGCCGCGCTTCGCTTTGTCGAATACTTCACCCGCAGCGAGAACATCACGAAGTTCGCGGAAAACCAGTCGTCGCTCAGCCCGCTGAAGAGCGGAAGCCCCGCCGCGCTGAAGGAGATTCAGCCGCTGCTGGAGGCGTACTGGGCAGGCCGCACGGTGATCGGCTCGGACAGCCTGCTGGACATTCCGATCTGGAACCTCACGGCCGAGGCGTCGCAAAGGCTCCTTTCCGGTGAAACGGTGGAGGAGATCATGGACTTTCTGGATGCGTATCAGGCGGAAGAGGGGGCGCGGTGATGGGGCCGAGAGGTAGAAAGATGCTGTTGGCGGCGCTGATGGTCGCCGCGCTGCTTTCGCTCGTCACCTATGCGTTCGTGGCGAGCGTGCAGGAACAGCTTTGGAACCAGTCCATCGAGACGATCAAGGAGAGCACCCGTCAGGGCCGTGACGCGCTCAAGATTCAGCTTCAGGCGGACTTTCAGTCGCTGGGCACGATTTCGCGCTACCTGCGCTCCGTGTCCTCTGATGAGGAGGAAATCATCACCCAATCCCTGCGCGCCTACGGCGAGACGGGCGGGAACG harbors:
- a CDS encoding extracellular solute-binding protein — encoded protein: MKAPKARALCALLLCMAAVLCGCAREKNSLVRYREDERPKARITFFGNKYEPENVAVVEEILSGFMRENPDVQVTYESLKGNGYFEALSKRMASGRGDDVMMVNHDAVLLLSEAGQLADLSGLESIDRFSDSVLGQMRGEDGAIYWVPTTVSAFGLYCNLDLLKAQQLEVPRTLAEWLDACERFRRAGILPLIINDDISLKTLAIGLGFWDVYAAGRQAEAFGRINSGEERLSSYLRPGFALASQLIEKGYVDAQKALVTQKTSDDLAEFAKGESPFMLTGGWAAGRVKSMNPPFEFTVIPYPALTDGVVLVVNADTRLSVNAHSPNREAALRFVEYFTRSENITKFAENQSSLSPLKSGSPAALKEIQPLLEAYWAGRTVIGSDSLLDIPIWNLTAEASQRLLSGETVEEIMDFLDAYQAEEGAR
- a CDS encoding ATP-binding cassette domain-containing protein, with protein sequence MKDIVIRGAREGNLKNIDLTLPRGKFIALTGLSGSGKSTLAIDLLFNECQRQYLEAMGMQGIRRPDVDSVSGASPALCIAQGAYAQNPRSSVGTVTGIYTELRMLFEKLHRRACPLCGAEIDADACREETLGHGEDFQDFMYCSVCGGRMDKLTRTDFSFNTRRGACPACQGLGKTLRIDEALVLHAERSLEEGAIDFWRQRYGDFEREAYYHALQCRGLPVPRNRPVETFTPAQRALLLYGSDSEPFRAFFPGEKPPKTAAEGKFPGAFTTLTRRLSEQGGDGGTAGAYFQQAPCPECDGERLAPLPRSVTVAGRRLAELSAMQLCDLADWLRRLEASLTPAQRALVAPYLPDLQTKIARIVRLGLGYLTSDRQTLTLSGGEAQRIRLAATLDSTMTGLIYVLDEPTVGLHPRDTDGLLQILRSLRDQENTLLVIEHDPDVVRAADWVIDIGPGSGRFGGRIVGQGTPEALKGQSASVTGRYLAAPAPIPSAERSAGTGEIRIRGAGLHNLKRVDVRIPTGCLTSVTGVSGSGKSSLVFGVLGRGEDERAQVEGLSAFSRVVTIDQAQAPRMRRSNVATFTGLYDALRRRFAALPEARALGLHAGSFSFNAKGGRCERCEGMGTVTSNLLFFEDAEVPCPECHGRRFQESVLSVRLDGRSIDDALNLSVEEAAAAFSDVPAMQKTLALLADVGLGYLTLGQALPTLSGGEAQRLKLARDLLSGAGKQSLYLIDEPTTGLHPLDVENFLRLLRRLADAGNTLVVVEHNLQVIAASDYVIDLGPDGGDAGGEVIACGTPEEICSCPRSFTGRYLKSYLAG